In Bacillota bacterium, the following are encoded in one genomic region:
- a CDS encoding aldo/keto reductase, giving the protein MIPRRALGKTGYEVSIFSLGGESILEQTGHAEEAEKIINRAIDLGVNYIDTAPTYGAGGSEKNIGRVMAYRRNKVFLATKTGDRSYDGTMRKLERSLKKLRTDYLDLYQLHDMQNEDDLKRAFSNDGALKALEKLREQKVVRFIGITGHKDPDLLLKGIKEYPFDCLLIPINAGDIHDIPFQNKLLPEAVEMGMGVIAMKVTAVKRIFHSGGITSMKQALSYTLTFPVSTAIVGISKIEEVDENARITAEFNNLSEDEIKQIESMTKPYSYEANFFKHEW; this is encoded by the coding sequence ATGATTCCCAGAAGAGCTCTTGGGAAAACCGGTTATGAGGTATCGATCTTCAGTCTTGGTGGTGAGTCAATCCTGGAACAGACCGGCCACGCAGAAGAAGCAGAGAAAATAATTAACCGGGCAATCGACCTTGGAGTAAATTATATTGATACTGCGCCAACATATGGGGCAGGAGGTAGTGAAAAGAATATTGGCCGGGTGATGGCATACCGAAGGAATAAAGTTTTTCTGGCTACCAAAACAGGCGATCGCTCTTACGATGGAACGATGCGTAAGCTGGAGAGAAGCCTGAAAAAACTTCGCACTGACTATCTTGATCTTTACCAACTCCACGACATGCAAAATGAAGATGATTTGAAAAGGGCATTTTCAAATGACGGGGCACTCAAAGCACTTGAAAAACTTCGTGAGCAAAAGGTGGTCCGGTTTATTGGCATAACAGGGCACAAAGATCCGGATTTGCTTTTAAAGGGAATCAAGGAATATCCCTTCGACTGCCTGCTGATCCCGATCAATGCCGGTGATATTCATGACATTCCCTTTCAAAATAAACTTTTACCCGAAGCAGTTGAAATGGGAATGGGCGTGATTGCGATGAAGGTTACAGCAGTGAAGCGTATCTTCCATTCCGGCGGTATTACTTCTATGAAACAGGCTTTAAGCTACACTCTTACCTTCCCTGTGAGTACAGCAATCGTGGGTATATCAAAAATTGAAGAGGTTGACGAAAATGCCCGCATCACTGCAGAATTTAACAATTTATCAGAAGATGAAATTAAACAGATCGAATCGATGACCAAACCTTACTCCTATGAAGCTAATTTTTTCAAACACGAGTGGTAA
- a CDS encoding nitrogen fixation protein NifH, which yields MSWKDQLKGDTLSWLLDENEPGVRYLAMRDLLELPSGDSDLISACEKAHSVGPISIILEQMNNDGYWVTPGPGYNPKYRSSVWSLILLAQLGALISFDQRIEKACRYLIENALTEHGQFSASGTPSSTVDCLQGNMCASMIDLGYNDPRLENAFEWMARSVTGEGVAPMEDKKAALRYYSGKYGPGFLCGANNKEACAWGAVKVMLAFGKLPLSQRTPLIERAIEKGIEFLFSVDPVDSTYPSGWNEKPSGNWWKFGFPVFYVTDLLQNVEALVNLGFGRDQRLANALKYIRDKQDNEGRWAIDYDYPGKTWVDFGPKKQPNKWVTLRAARVIKDSFSNKTKKIF from the coding sequence ATGTCTTGGAAGGATCAGTTAAAGGGTGATACACTCTCCTGGCTTCTGGATGAGAACGAACCCGGTGTCCGTTATCTTGCCATGCGGGATCTGCTTGAACTACCATCGGGTGATTCCGATTTGATCTCTGCCTGTGAAAAGGCCCATTCAGTTGGGCCGATTTCAATTATTTTAGAACAGATGAATAATGATGGTTACTGGGTAACACCGGGTCCGGGATATAATCCAAAATACCGCAGCTCAGTCTGGTCACTAATCCTTTTGGCTCAGTTGGGAGCTTTAATTAGCTTTGATCAGCGTATTGAAAAAGCCTGTCGTTATTTAATTGAGAATGCCCTCACAGAACATGGACAATTCAGCGCATCAGGAACCCCTTCAAGCACGGTAGACTGTCTGCAGGGAAATATGTGTGCATCCATGATAGATCTGGGTTATAACGATCCTCGATTGGAAAACGCATTTGAGTGGATGGCCCGCAGTGTAACCGGAGAAGGGGTTGCGCCCATGGAAGATAAAAAAGCTGCACTCAGATATTATTCGGGTAAATATGGCCCCGGTTTCCTTTGCGGAGCAAACAATAAAGAAGCCTGTGCCTGGGGCGCAGTAAAGGTAATGCTTGCCTTTGGTAAATTACCACTTAGCCAGCGGACACCTTTAATTGAAAGGGCAATTGAAAAAGGGATCGAGTTTCTCTTCAGCGTAGATCCGGTAGATTCCACCTACCCTTCCGGATGGAACGAAAAACCGAGCGGTAACTGGTGGAAATTCGGATTTCCTGTTTTCTATGTTACCGATCTTCTGCAAAATGTTGAAGCCCTGGTTAACCTGGGATTTGGAAGGGACCAAAGATTAGCGAACGCATTAAAATACATTCGTGATAAACAGGATAATGAAGGCCGATGGGCTATAGATTATGATTACCCGGGTAAAACCTGGGTTGATTTCGGCCCGAAGAAGCAGCCAAACAAGTGGGTCACCCTGAGAGCGGCCCGGGTTATAAAGGACTCCTTTTCGAACAAAACCAAAAAAATATTTTGA
- a CDS encoding thiamine pyrophosphate-binding protein — translation MARINGGHLAVKYLKEVEDVEIVFGISGGHIESLLDGFTEYGIRTIDVRHEQAAVMAAEAWSIYTGKTGVCFLTAGPGFTNGLTGIVNASLDNTPLVILSGRHALRDELKGALQEMNQIDMIKPVTKWCATCYDAKRIPEYLSIAFRKAKEGRPGPVFLELPPDVLNISVDESEAPFPPRPDGRYIVRPDKNSLAKAAEMINSAKQPLFIGGSGVGFSSCSPVLKKFIEQSGIPFMLLNYGRGELADDHPQSIWDCGYIGMMSATPQADVIIAAGIRFNWLLQSGNLIPPSAKVIRIDIEASELDRNRSADVGLMGDIAATLEELIPLTEKKDHTAWLQSIRESSQAMLDYELQMRSSPSDPIHPVRLAAKIQEYAGKDAYYIADGGDTVYFGLTGFMSKLKAGVIGSAAGLFGCLGTGIPFAMAAKLANPDKKVLLLNGDGSFGFNAMEFDTMVRHNIPIVCIINNDCAWGMIKHGQEMSIGADRLQCAELGLRRYEKVVEGLGGHGEYVTEDAEIIPAIERAFASGKPAVVNVVTDPTVTSLITPFFSQSLKME, via the coding sequence ATGGCACGTATTAATGGCGGACACCTGGCAGTAAAATATTTAAAGGAAGTTGAAGATGTTGAAATAGTTTTCGGTATCTCGGGAGGTCACATTGAATCCCTGCTGGATGGATTCACCGAATACGGGATCCGGACAATCGATGTCCGGCATGAACAGGCAGCAGTAATGGCGGCCGAAGCCTGGTCCATATACACGGGAAAAACCGGTGTCTGTTTTCTGACAGCCGGCCCCGGTTTTACAAACGGGTTAACCGGAATCGTAAATGCAAGCCTTGATAATACACCATTGGTTATCCTCAGTGGAAGACATGCCCTGCGGGATGAGCTTAAAGGAGCCCTGCAGGAGATGAACCAGATCGATATGATCAAACCGGTAACCAAATGGTGCGCGACCTGTTACGATGCCAAACGAATTCCGGAATACCTATCGATTGCTTTCCGCAAAGCAAAAGAAGGGCGGCCCGGACCTGTTTTCCTCGAACTACCACCGGATGTATTGAACATTTCTGTTGATGAAAGTGAAGCACCCTTTCCTCCAAGACCGGATGGCCGGTATATAGTGCGCCCGGACAAAAATTCACTGGCTAAGGCAGCAGAGATGATCAATAGCGCCAAACAGCCCCTGTTCATTGGTGGCAGCGGAGTCGGGTTCAGTAGCTGTTCACCTGTATTGAAAAAGTTCATTGAACAAAGCGGAATACCTTTTATGCTGCTTAATTACGGCAGGGGTGAACTTGCCGACGACCATCCTCAGTCAATCTGGGATTGCGGTTATATCGGCATGATGTCTGCTACCCCCCAGGCAGATGTTATTATTGCCGCCGGAATCAGGTTTAACTGGCTGCTTCAATCGGGCAATTTGATCCCACCTTCTGCAAAGGTCATCAGGATTGATATTGAAGCCAGCGAACTTGATCGAAATCGTTCGGCTGATGTGGGATTAATGGGAGATATTGCAGCAACTTTGGAAGAACTGATTCCCCTGACTGAGAAAAAGGACCACACCGCTTGGCTACAGTCGATCAGGGAGTCCAGTCAGGCTATGCTCGATTACGAGCTTCAAATGCGCAGTTCCCCATCTGATCCAATCCACCCGGTCCGCCTGGCAGCAAAAATTCAGGAATATGCAGGGAAAGATGCCTATTATATTGCCGATGGAGGAGACACCGTTTATTTCGGGCTTACCGGATTTATGTCTAAACTGAAAGCCGGTGTGATTGGCTCCGCCGCCGGGTTGTTCGGCTGTCTGGGTACAGGAATCCCCTTTGCCATGGCCGCCAAACTGGCTAATCCGGACAAGAAGGTCCTGCTTTTGAATGGGGATGGTTCATTTGGCTTTAATGCCATGGAATTTGATACCATGGTCCGCCATAATATACCCATAGTTTGCATTATCAATAATGATTGCGCCTGGGGAATGATCAAGCACGGCCAGGAAATGTCGATTGGCGCGGACCGCCTGCAATGCGCCGAACTTGGCCTGCGCCGTTACGAGAAAGTTGTGGAAGGACTGGGAGGCCACGGAGAATATGTGACCGAAGATGCTGAGATTATTCCGGCCATTGAGAGAGCTTTTGCCTCAGGGAAACCTGCTGTGGTCAACGTAGTAACAGATCCGACCGTAACCAGCCTGATCACACCGTTCTTTTCCCAGTCATTGAAAATGGAGTAA
- a CDS encoding alcohol dehydrogenase catalytic domain-containing protein yields MNILRAAILNGVEELCLIDKPRPVPAAGEVLVRVEYCGICGSDLHAYKSGLFPFGMTIGHEYAGIIEEVGPDVDHLVQGQKVTGTASIACNSCFSCLSGRDNICETMNIVGVTREGAMADYLLAPQESIVVIPESMPIEMGALAEPYSVALHAVKLIKASTDQAAIILGAGAIGLCLLAELKRRGLGKIYVIDLNDERLKTAEEMGATATINPGIESLEKKVNELTSGTGAELVFECVGIPDTIKETVNLARQGGSVVVLGICEIPVDLFFLGLVTREIQIRTSYGSTADEFREALSIIAADPGALEPLVNKVINLEKLVEDGFKPLFDKCCPDIKVLVRIN; encoded by the coding sequence GTGAATATATTGCGGGCAGCCATTCTTAACGGTGTGGAAGAACTATGTCTCATCGATAAGCCACGCCCTGTCCCGGCTGCAGGTGAAGTGCTGGTTCGTGTTGAGTATTGCGGTATCTGCGGTTCAGATTTACATGCTTACAAGAGCGGTCTTTTCCCTTTTGGTATGACTATTGGCCATGAATATGCCGGAATAATTGAAGAAGTTGGACCGGACGTGGATCATCTTGTTCAGGGACAAAAAGTAACCGGCACAGCTTCAATTGCCTGTAACAGCTGTTTTTCATGCCTGTCAGGCCGGGACAATATATGCGAAACAATGAATATTGTCGGAGTTACCAGGGAAGGTGCCATGGCTGACTATTTACTGGCACCGCAAGAGAGCATTGTCGTTATACCTGAATCCATGCCCATTGAAATGGGTGCCCTGGCTGAACCGTACAGTGTAGCACTGCATGCGGTTAAACTGATTAAAGCTTCTACAGATCAGGCTGCTATTATCCTTGGGGCAGGTGCGATCGGACTTTGCCTGCTGGCCGAGCTGAAGAGGCGCGGCCTGGGGAAAATTTATGTTATCGATCTTAACGATGAACGATTGAAGACTGCTGAAGAAATGGGAGCAACAGCAACAATTAATCCGGGAATCGAATCTCTTGAGAAGAAAGTAAATGAACTAACTTCGGGCACAGGTGCTGAATTGGTTTTTGAGTGTGTGGGAATTCCGGACACCATCAAAGAAACAGTAAACCTGGCCCGCCAGGGCGGCTCGGTTGTTGTGCTCGGCATCTGTGAAATACCGGTAGACCTCTTCTTCTTAGGCCTGGTTACCAGGGAAATACAGATCAGGACTTCTTACGGCTCTACAGCAGATGAGTTCCGGGAAGCGTTAAGTATAATTGCAGCAGATCCGGGAGCGTTGGAACCGCTTGTTAATAAAGTTATAAATCTGGAGAAGCTGGTTGAGGATGGGTTTAAACCTCTATTCGATAAGTGCTGCCCGGATATAAAAGTACTGGTTAGAATAAATTAA
- a CDS encoding DNA-3-methyladenine glycosylase I, which translates to MLRCPWCGDDPLYVKYHDEEWGVPVYSDQRHFEFLVLESAQAGLSWLTILRRREDYRRIYEDFDPFKVARFDDTKIEEMMQDKRIIRNRLKIESSINNARRYLEVCDMFGSFSNYLWNFVDGKPLIGHWEDISEIPAQTSLSEQMSRDLKKRGFKFIGPTIIYSHLQATGLINDHLVSCFRYQELVSHR; encoded by the coding sequence ATTTTGCGCTGCCCCTGGTGTGGAGATGATCCACTTTATGTTAAGTATCACGATGAAGAATGGGGGGTGCCGGTTTATAGCGATCAACGTCACTTCGAGTTCCTGGTCCTTGAATCGGCGCAGGCCGGGTTAAGCTGGTTGACCATTCTTCGCCGTCGCGAGGATTATCGCCGGATTTATGAAGATTTTGATCCGTTTAAGGTTGCCCGGTTTGATGACACTAAAATTGAGGAGATGATGCAAGATAAAAGAATTATCCGGAACAGGCTAAAGATTGAATCATCTATTAATAATGCGCGGCGATACCTGGAAGTTTGTGATATGTTCGGCAGCTTTTCCAATTACCTGTGGAATTTTGTTGACGGCAAACCGCTAATTGGTCATTGGGAGGACATTTCTGAAATACCTGCGCAAACTTCCCTGTCCGAACAGATGAGCCGAGATCTCAAAAAAAGAGGTTTTAAATTTATAGGACCGACAATAATCTATTCACATCTTCAGGCGACAGGGCTGATCAACGATCACCTGGTTAGCTGTTTTCGTTACCAGGAACTTGTATCCCACAGGTAA
- a CDS encoding C-GCAxxG-C-C family protein, with protein MKKTDAAVQSFANGFLCSQALFSTYCEELGLDPEKALKIACGFGSGMSYTAGTCGAVTGAYMLIGLKHGKIAADDNNAKDETYALIQEFTRRFKEKYGSVQCKDLLGCDISNPEVLQEAKDKQLFTSVCHDIVRSAAEIVENLLELGDSDTTCS; from the coding sequence ATGAAAAAGACTGATGCTGCTGTACAAAGTTTTGCAAATGGATTCCTCTGTTCTCAGGCACTTTTTTCCACCTACTGCGAAGAGCTTGGGCTGGACCCTGAGAAGGCTTTGAAAATTGCCTGCGGCTTCGGCAGCGGGATGAGTTACACTGCAGGAACCTGTGGCGCTGTTACCGGGGCATACATGTTGATTGGGCTGAAGCACGGCAAAATAGCTGCCGACGACAACAACGCCAAGGATGAAACTTATGCATTGATTCAGGAATTCACCCGTAGATTCAAAGAAAAGTACGGCTCAGTACAGTGTAAAGACTTACTCGGATGTGATATAAGCAATCCCGAAGTACTTCAGGAAGCAAAAGATAAACAGCTCTTCACATCAGTCTGCCATGATATAGTAAGGAGCGCTGCTGAAATTGTGGAGAACCTTCTTGAATTAGGAGACTCCGATACAACCTGTAGCTAA
- a CDS encoding permease, whose protein sequence is MFTATLVLAILALVFFFLNLKSGKHLEGLIQGAKQFLAVLPVLVAAFILAGMLEALIPEAFVRQWLASEAGVRGVILGTIGGMILAMGPYASFPIISSIQGAGAGLGTTVALVTGWMLLGLSRFPFEMGVLGLRFTLTRMAISIPLCLLVGILAHLIEVFLL, encoded by the coding sequence ATGTTTACTGCTACGCTGGTCCTCGCCATTTTGGCTTTGGTTTTTTTCTTTCTTAACTTAAAAAGCGGCAAGCATTTAGAGGGATTAATTCAGGGTGCGAAACAGTTCTTAGCTGTTTTGCCTGTACTCGTAGCGGCTTTTATTCTTGCCGGTATGCTTGAAGCGTTAATTCCGGAAGCGTTCGTCAGACAATGGCTGGCCAGCGAAGCCGGCGTCAGAGGCGTAATTCTTGGGACTATTGGCGGAATGATTTTAGCAATGGGCCCTTACGCCTCATTCCCGATTATCTCTTCCATTCAGGGTGCCGGAGCAGGTTTGGGTACAACCGTGGCCTTGGTTACCGGATGGATGCTCCTCGGATTGTCCCGCTTTCCTTTTGAAATGGGAGTGCTTGGATTACGTTTTACATTAACCAGGATGGCAATAAGCATTCCATTATGTTTACTAGTAGGCATACTGGCTCACCTTATTGAGGTGTTCCTTTTATAA
- a CDS encoding DUF2975 domain-containing protein, translated as MVKYTGEKSAASLIKSLLGAAWYLGIIFTIVLFIGQIYLFFINPQVFGENVMLRIETPGIAFSFNEGFTQTDAQKLFIYQFALVLPLLAIGLLVIYQLRKILATLVDETPFTIDNARRIAVIGYSIIAATIIRAVLNMLIGLYFSSTVNLPGLELYANIRLEDFSGILIGALVLILAEVFKHGSRLQEEQDLTV; from the coding sequence ATGGTTAAATACACTGGAGAAAAATCAGCAGCCTCATTAATAAAATCATTGCTTGGAGCTGCCTGGTACCTGGGGATTATATTTACCATAGTTCTATTTATCGGACAAATCTACTTGTTTTTTATAAATCCCCAGGTATTTGGAGAAAATGTAATGCTTAGAATCGAAACTCCGGGTATTGCATTCAGCTTTAATGAAGGGTTTACACAAACCGATGCCCAAAAGCTATTTATATACCAGTTTGCCCTGGTGTTACCGCTTTTGGCTATAGGGCTTCTGGTGATCTATCAGTTGAGAAAAATTTTAGCAACCCTGGTTGATGAAACACCTTTCACAATTGATAATGCCAGAAGAATTGCCGTTATTGGATACTCGATCATTGCCGCTACTATAATCAGGGCTGTATTAAATATGTTAATTGGCCTATACTTCAGCAGTACAGTCAACCTGCCAGGTCTTGAACTTTATGCCAATATTCGTCTCGAAGATTTTAGCGGAATTCTAATCGGGGCTCTTGTTTTAATACTCGCCGAAGTATTTAAACATGGATCGAGGTTACAAGAGGAACAAGACCTGACGGTGTAA
- a CDS encoding helix-turn-helix transcriptional regulator, whose translation MAIIVRLDRIMADRKISLTELAEKVGITLSNLSLLKTGKVRAVRFSTLEALCRELNCQPGDLLEYKAD comes from the coding sequence GTGGCAATCATAGTTCGCCTTGATCGCATTATGGCCGATCGCAAGATTTCACTTACCGAACTGGCTGAAAAAGTAGGCATAACCTTGTCTAACCTTTCGCTACTCAAAACAGGGAAAGTGAGGGCTGTCCGGTTTTCAACCCTGGAAGCCCTCTGCCGTGAATTGAACTGCCAACCTGGCGATCTGTTGGAATATAAAGCAGATTGA
- a CDS encoding TetR family transcriptional regulator: MVRDEAKERIIKASIALFSEKGYDGTRVNEISEAAKVNKALIYYYFKNKEAILDYLLENLFNDIKELAMGFIRNNVVRMIQEGDLDIEEDRFHFSDKAAMDFFLQNINTYYERMIDYVIERRDVFRIMMLESLKHRKHPFNVFRFMEMLESRDSNPLYKIIKNADDDFTITNEVVMFKFFFGLIPILSLATFFDDWLKLKSIEEKELRDLFIKNYQLLSQMFVKGNDILITGTLP, encoded by the coding sequence GTGGTAAGAGATGAAGCGAAAGAAAGGATCATCAAAGCCTCCATTGCCCTGTTTTCTGAGAAAGGATACGATGGGACACGGGTTAATGAAATCTCCGAAGCAGCAAAAGTAAACAAGGCGCTGATCTACTATTATTTTAAAAACAAGGAAGCTATACTGGATTACCTTCTGGAAAATCTTTTTAATGACATTAAAGAATTAGCCATGGGCTTTATTCGCAATAATGTTGTCAGGATGATCCAGGAAGGAGATTTGGATATCGAGGAAGATCGCTTCCATTTTAGCGATAAGGCAGCAATGGACTTCTTCCTCCAAAATATCAATACTTATTACGAAAGGATGATCGATTACGTAATAGAAAGAAGAGATGTTTTCCGAATCATGATGCTGGAATCTCTCAAACACCGTAAACACCCATTTAATGTATTCAGGTTCATGGAGATGTTAGAAAGCAGAGATTCAAACCCACTATATAAAATAATAAAAAATGCCGACGATGATTTTACAATAACAAATGAAGTGGTAATGTTTAAATTTTTCTTCGGCCTCATACCGATATTAAGCTTGGCTACATTTTTCGATGATTGGTTGAAGCTAAAGTCAATCGAAGAAAAAGAACTTCGCGATTTATTCATAAAAAACTACCAACTACTCTCGCAAATGTTTGTCAAAGGTAATGACATATTGATAACAGGCACACTCCCATAA
- a CDS encoding radical SAM protein: MSFESVKKAAAEFALDKATHYVSQNPEQNIYTMLDFAEKVATQPLHKENIQSIREHFRSNPVIFEQAKRLAKNPKMLSKFMVNWVANHELAGKAVREKFTEELGVNVPNLILVDPTSACNLRCEGCWAGEYSKSNSLEPELLNRILREAKELGIYWIVFSGGEPFAYKPLLDVVADHPDMSFMAYTNGTLIDEKVADRLAELANFSPAFSLEGWREQTDDRRGKGTFDKVMKAMDLLRERGVFFGTSVTATRYNVDVLFSDEYIDFLVDKGAVYEWSFHYVPVGRDPDTSLMLTAEQRGWLARRVPQLRKEKPIMIADFWNDGESTRGCIAGGRMYFHINASGDIEPCAFAHFAVDNIRGKSIKEVLGNPLFISFQKRQPFCDNHLAPCPIIDNPQMLRDIVKESGARPTHTGADDILKGSVAEYLDHLSACWKNEAAVVKAEREKSRSLAQVK; encoded by the coding sequence ATGAGTTTTGAGTCGGTTAAGAAAGCGGCAGCCGAATTCGCCCTGGATAAAGCAACCCATTATGTTTCACAAAACCCCGAACAAAACATCTATACCATGCTCGATTTCGCCGAAAAAGTAGCAACACAACCTTTGCATAAAGAGAATATACAAAGCATACGGGAACACTTCAGGTCAAACCCGGTTATTTTCGAACAGGCAAAGCGGCTGGCCAAAAATCCAAAAATGCTTTCCAAATTTATGGTTAATTGGGTTGCCAACCATGAACTGGCCGGAAAAGCGGTGAGGGAAAAATTTACTGAAGAGCTTGGAGTAAATGTACCAAACTTAATTCTGGTTGATCCAACTTCAGCCTGTAATCTACGCTGTGAAGGTTGCTGGGCTGGTGAATATAGTAAATCAAATAGTCTTGAACCAGAATTACTCAATCGGATTTTAAGGGAAGCGAAAGAGCTAGGAATCTACTGGATCGTATTTTCCGGTGGGGAACCATTTGCCTATAAACCGCTTCTCGATGTGGTCGCTGATCATCCCGACATGAGTTTTATGGCCTATACAAACGGTACGCTGATTGATGAAAAAGTTGCAGATCGTCTTGCAGAACTGGCCAATTTTTCTCCGGCTTTCAGCCTGGAAGGCTGGCGGGAACAGACTGATGACCGGAGAGGAAAAGGAACCTTTGATAAAGTAATGAAAGCGATGGATTTGCTCCGGGAGAGAGGCGTTTTCTTCGGAACTTCTGTTACGGCTACCCGCTATAATGTTGATGTGCTTTTCAGCGACGAATATATTGATTTCCTCGTCGATAAAGGAGCAGTTTACGAATGGTCTTTCCACTATGTTCCGGTCGGTCGCGATCCCGATACAAGTTTAATGCTTACCGCGGAGCAGAGGGGCTGGCTGGCCCGAAGGGTACCTCAGTTACGTAAAGAAAAACCAATTATGATTGCCGATTTCTGGAACGATGGCGAGTCGACCAGGGGCTGTATAGCCGGCGGCAGGATGTATTTTCATATAAACGCTTCCGGGGATATTGAACCCTGTGCTTTTGCGCACTTTGCAGTTGATAATATACGAGGTAAAAGTATCAAGGAAGTTCTCGGTAATCCGCTGTTCATATCATTCCAGAAAAGGCAGCCGTTTTGCGATAACCATCTGGCACCCTGCCCGATTATTGACAATCCCCAGATGTTAAGGGATATAGTAAAAGAAAGTGGTGCCCGCCCCACTCATACTGGTGCTGATGATATTCTTAAAGGTTCAGTAGCTGAATATCTGGATCACCTTTCAGCTTGCTGGAAAAATGAAGCAGCAGTAGTTAAAGCAGAGAGGGAAAAAAGCAGAAGCCTTGCACAGGTTAAATAA
- a CDS encoding SHOCT domain-containing protein, whose product MIFGWLVLLAIIGLVIYLVISNNKPQSSIGSKVESNNKAAEIIKERYAKGEISREEYKQMLEDMKE is encoded by the coding sequence ATGATATTTGGATGGTTGGTTTTATTGGCTATTATAGGCTTGGTTATATACTTAGTTATATCAAATAATAAGCCGCAAAGTTCAATTGGAAGCAAGGTTGAGAGTAACAATAAGGCAGCTGAAATAATTAAGGAAAGATATGCAAAAGGAGAAATTTCAAGAGAAGAGTACAAACAGATGCTGGAAGACATGAAGGAATGA
- a CDS encoding DUF1905 domain-containing protein, whose amino-acid sequence MSKIYEFEAILIKVPDIDGAYIEIPFDVKTEFGKGRVPVYATFDGEPYQGSLVRMKTPCHIIGVRKDIRAKIGKQAGDIVKVTIKERNT is encoded by the coding sequence ATGAGCAAAATATATGAATTTGAAGCAATCCTTATAAAAGTTCCTGATATTGATGGTGCCTATATAGAAATTCCTTTTGATGTAAAAACAGAATTCGGTAAAGGCAGGGTTCCTGTATATGCCACATTTGATGGAGAGCCATATCAAGGCAGTCTCGTCAGGATGAAAACACCCTGCCATATTATCGGAGTTAGAAAAGACATTCGGGCGAAAATTGGAAAACAAGCTGGAGATATTGTTAAAGTTACTATCAAAGAAAGAAATACCTGA
- a CDS encoding Yip1 family protein, protein MFDKIINWLSGVITMPVATLNEVAKEKPAGLAFLVYTFVLILTSIVAVYSGAQFSSYENSMLEIGFQFPLYYIALAMIPFGIISLFISTLLIHLFARLFGGKGQYWNLFSAYAFANFPMIINVPISFLLGFLGIVGGILSGLFGFALSIWILVLQVIAIRESHSLSTGMSILTYLIQVVILFAAVILVIIAAVFTYIGAMQL, encoded by the coding sequence ATGTTTGATAAAATAATCAACTGGCTATCCGGTGTCATTACTATGCCGGTTGCAACATTAAATGAGGTTGCAAAGGAAAAGCCGGCAGGTTTGGCTTTCCTGGTATATACATTTGTACTGATTTTAACTTCAATAGTTGCAGTCTATAGCGGGGCTCAATTTAGCAGTTATGAAAACTCCATGCTTGAAATCGGTTTTCAATTTCCCTTGTACTATATTGCACTGGCAATGATTCCCTTTGGGATTATTTCACTATTTATATCTACTCTCTTGATCCATCTTTTCGCCCGCCTTTTCGGCGGCAAGGGTCAATATTGGAATCTATTCTCTGCGTATGCCTTTGCTAACTTTCCAATGATTATTAATGTTCCTATTTCCTTTTTACTGGGTTTTTTAGGTATCGTCGGCGGCATACTCAGCGGTCTCTTCGGCTTTGCATTATCGATCTGGATTCTTGTCTTACAAGTTATTGCAATACGTGAAAGTCATAGCCTTTCAACAGGTATGAGTATCCTTACTTATTTAATTCAGGTTGTGATTCTATTCGCTGCTGTTATTCTTGTTATCATTGCTGCAGTATTTACATATATTGGAGCAATGCAATTATAA